In a genomic window of Telopea speciosissima isolate NSW1024214 ecotype Mountain lineage chromosome 5, Tspe_v1, whole genome shotgun sequence:
- the LOC122661015 gene encoding transmembrane protein 230-like gives MAYVDHAFSISDEDIMMENSYVVHNRPPIKEIALAISLLIFGSLGIIMGIYMAYNNVGGDTAHGIFFAVLGSILFIPGFYYTRIAYYAYKGYKGFSFSNIPPV, from the exons ATGGCGTACGTAGATCACGCCTTCTCGATCTCAGATGAGGACATAATGATGGAGAATTCTTACGTCGTCCATAACCGACCTCCGATCAAGGAAATTGCGCTCGCTATCTCTCTGCTCATCTTCGGATCTCTGGGTATCATTATGGGGATTTACATGGCTTATAATAATGTTGGCGGAGACACAGCTCATG GGATTTTCTTCGCGGTTTTGGGTTCGATTCTCTTCATTCCGGGGTTCTATTACACACGGATCGCATACTATGCTTACAAGGGATACaaagggttttctttctccaaCATACCGCCTGTGTAG